Genomic window (Erythrolamprus reginae isolate rEryReg1 chromosome 3, rEryReg1.hap1, whole genome shotgun sequence):
ttttcgtaggatattctgtttcgagtggaggagggaagggctcttctggtgaaatatctttggacattttcaagggtgttgatgtctgagatgtggtatgggttccagacagatgagcagtagtctaggatgggtctggcaaaagttttgtaggctcttgtgcatagtgtgagattgccagagcagaagctgcgtagcatcaggttaacaactctagaagcttttttggcgatattgttgcagtgggctttagcacttaggtcattcgatattagtattccaaggtcttttactgagtgtgggttggcagtgagagattgtttattcagttcgtatgtgtggtttggattcttttggaAGACAAGACCCTCCTGTCCTTTTCTAGTAACTTCTTACTCTTCTTCAAGTTCTGTTGTCAGAGTGGCTGGCATTCCTCTCTCCTAGAGATCCCCAAATATTACACCAGGATTGTTGGCAACAGGAGGTCCCAAATGAAGCAAAACCCAAGGCCATCTGAAGATCTGGGCAAAAGGCTGAACATCTCTTGGTGATTCTCTTTTTGAAGGTCATCATGCCTGAAGGACACAAGGAAGAAACTGAAAGTGGGCTAatttataacaataataacaacaacagagttggaagggactttcaaggtcttctagtccaaccccctgcttaggcaggaaaccctacactactgcagacagatggttatccaacatctgcttaaaaacgtccagtgttggggcattcacaacttctggaggcaaactgattaattgttctgactgtcaggaaatttctccttagttctaagttacttatctccttgtttagtttccacccattgcttcttgttctaccctcaggtgccttggagaatgggttgactctttcttctttgtggcaacccgagatactggaaggctgctatcatgtctcctctggtccttcttttcattaaactagccatgcccagttcctgcaaccgttcttcatatattatagcctccagtcccataatcatctttgtcgctcttctctgcactttttctagggtctcaatatcttttttgcatcgtggtgaccaaatatctccaggaccgccttct
Coding sequences:
- the LOC139165526 gene encoding lymphocyte antigen 6E-like, with the translated sequence MKVYLVILVLLFLVKNEVSPLTCFVCENRPSNLWCLRFRECGEEETFCVTAMATYEFGMMTFKKRITKRCSAFCPDLQMALGFASFGTSCCQQSWCNIWGSLGERNASHSDNRT